The DNA segment CATTAGTTCTCCTTTTCTAATATAAAACTTAAGTCAAAATAAAAATTATTTTGACAAATCAATCTTGAAATTTGATTAATTCTAAGCCACTTGTCAAGAAAAATATTTACTTGACTTTGTAATGACTAAAAATTTAAGTTATCATATTATTAAATTAGCTATGTTTATATAACAAAATAAATTATTAAGCCTAAAAACAAGAAGAACTGTTAATCGTCAATCAAAAAAATATAATAACTATAGCGGATGAAAAAGGAGAACTTTATGAAAATATTTGAAAATGCTGAATTCATTTCCTGTGGAGAAGACAATCAATTTTTTAATTTTCTTATTGAGGATAAAGGTAAAATAATTTTTACTGGCAATAATATACCCCAGGAATATGTAAATTGTAAAAAAATAAATTTACAAGGAAAATGTGTTATTCCAGCTTTTGGAGATACTCATATGCACTTTACATCATTTTGCCAATTTTATTCAGGTCTTGACTGCCGTAAAGCTAATGACTTCGAATCTCTTATGGATTTGATTCAAAACTATATAAAAGATCACCCCTATGAAAAAACAATAGTTGGTTTTGGATGCTGCGCATACCTGCTGAAAGAAAATAAAATTCCTTTACGTTTAGATTTAGATAGGTTTACTTCACAACCTTTACTTTTAGTTAAATACGATGGTCACGCCGCGGTTGCGAATACAGCCTTTATAAAAAAAATGCCTTCATCAATACGAAAGCATAAAAGCTTTATAGAAGATACAGGCGAATTTTTACAGGATGCTTTTTATAAGGTTATAGATTATATAACAAGGTCTATTTCCATTATTCAGGTATTTAATAACATAATGAAAGGCGCCGATTATCTTTCACAAAAAGGGATAAGTCTTGTTCACACTGCTGAAGGAATAGGTTTCCCTTTAGACCTTGATATAGATTTGATGCGCATCGCTGCATTAGGATTAAATCAAAAATTTAGAATATATTTTCAAACTATGGATGTAAAAAAAGTAGTTAAAAGAAAGCTACCTTGCATTGGAGGCTGTTTTGCTACAGCCCTTGACGGTTGTTTTGGTTCTCAAGATGCTGCTTTAAAAAATCCTTATACTAATAATCAATCAAATAATGGAGTGCTATTTTATCCCCAAGAAGAAGTTACAAAGTTTGTAAAGGAAGCCCATAAACAAAATTTACAAATATCATTGCATGCTATCGGAGATGCCGCAATTGAACAAGCTTTAAATGCTTATGAAGAAGCCTTATCAGAAATACCAAAAAAGAATCATCGACATATAATCATACATGGGGACATGATTAATGAAAAGCTTATTGAGCGCGCTGCAAAGCTTGAAATATGCATAGCTCCTCAGCCTCCTTTTTTATATTGGAAAGAAGAGCCTATGGCTTATTTAAAAAGTATTCTTGGCGACAGAGCGGATAATTTGATGCCTTTAAAGACAATGTTGAATGCAGGTATAACTATAGCAAGCGGTTCTGACGCGCCTTGTACTATACCTGATCCAATTTTTGGAATATATGCCGCTTGCAATCATCGAAATTCCAAAGAGAGCCTTTCTCCTCTTGAAGCATTAAAAATGCATACATTGATGTGTTCTAAGCTTTCTTTTGACGAATCGGAAAGAGGGAGTCTTGAAGTTGGCAAGCTTGCTGATTTTGTAGTGCTTGATAAAAATATTTTGAAAATACCTGCTCAAGAAATTAAAAATATTCAGATTCAAGAAGTTTATTTCAAAGCAGAGAAGTATAATAGCTTAAAGAATGGAATTTTTCCATTTATGACAAATATGTTGAAATCATTAAATTTATTCTAAAATATTTATCTGCTGACGGTAATTTTATGAAAGTTTTAAAAAATTATGTTTTTCTATTCATTATATGCTTTTTTGTTTTGCCTTACAGGGTATACCCCGGAACAATAAGTCTTGAACTTAAAACTACAGTAGAATTAAATAAAACTGTAATATTTATAACGCTTGAGATAAAAAATAATGGAGATTCAGAAGCTTATAAAGTACTCCCTAAGGTTCATATATTAAATGAAATTCATCAAGGGCAAATAATACAAAGCATTATTCCTGGACAAACTGATATTTCTCATTTTGAAATTAATATTAAGGAAATCACTAAAGGACGATATCCTTTGGTAATAGATGTAGATTTCCATGATGGCAATAATTATCCATTTTCAGCTCTTTCAGGCATGACCTTCCATAATATAGAAGATGTTAATCCTAATTTAGCTGTAACTGCTAAGGATATATCAATTGAATTAGCAGGAATGCTCGAAGTTACTCTTAAAAATCTGGATTCGTTTGATAAAAATATTGTAGCAAAATTAGTATTACCAAAAGAAATCATATCGCCTAATCCAAAATTAGAATTTAATTTAAATGCAAAATCGGCTAAAAAAATAGAGTTTAACGTAAAAAATTTCGCTGCGTCTAATTTAGCATCTTATCCTGTTGTTTGCTTTTTTGAGTTTGAACATGAAAAATTTCATTATACTCAATTAGCAAAATCAATAATACATATAAAACCAGAAGAAAATTTTTTCCGCAAAACAAGACGAACATGGGAAATATTGAGTTTTATACTCGGATTAGCTCTTATAGCGGCAATAATTTATAATTTTTTAAAACAAAGACAATCAATTAAATTAAAATGAAAAAGAATATTCTTCTGATAAATCCAAATTGGACTAAATCAAAAAAAGAAAAGCAGTTTCAATATAACAGGGCATGGCAACCTTTAGACATCACTATTGCTGCTTCCATGTGCGAAAACAAAGGCTTTAAAGTAAAAATAATCGATAATAATGTTGAATTTTATTCAAGTGAGCAAATAGGAATTATTTCAAAAAAATTTGATAAAATTTTTGTAACAACGTCTCCTTATGATAGGTGGCAATGCCCTCATTTTGATATTACTCCTTTTTTTGATACAATTCAGAATATTGTGAAAGATCGTTTATATATAATGGGACCTCATGTTACTGAGCGTTACGAAGCTTTTTTAAAATATACTCAAGCAAAAGCCTGTATTTTAGGTGAGCCTGAAGAAACAATTGTGGCACTATGTTGTCAACAAGATGATAACTTTTCAGAAATAGAAGGTATTGCCTATAATCAAGATGATAAAATAATTCTTAATTCTAAAAAAAATTATTTTTCAAATATTAATGAAATGCCTTATCCGGCATTTAATCTTCTTCCCATGACGAAATATTATTATGAATTTATGGGAGAAAATTTTGCTATACTCGAAAGTTCAAGGGGATGTCCATATAAATGCAGTTTTTGTTATAAGGGTATGTTTGGGAGTAAGGTTCGTCAAAAAAATGTTTTTAGAATGATAGATGAAGTTAAGTATGTAATAAAAAAATTTTCCGTTAAAAATATATATTTCTTGGATTTAGAGTTCGGCTTAAATAAAAATTTTTTAACTTCCTTTTGTGAATTGATAATTCAACAAAAAATAAAACTAAACTGGTGCTGCCAGACAAGAGTTAATGATGTTGATAAGGATATATTAAAATTAATGAAAAGCGCTGGATGCTCTTTAATACATTTTGGGATTGAGTCAGGCTCAAAAAAAATTTTATTAGATATCGGGAAAAACATTACATTATCAAACGCTCAAAAGGCTGTATATCGTTCAGAAGAAGCTGGTATTAGAACCGCTGTATTTTTAAATTTTGGTTTTCCGTTTGAAACTCGAAATGATATGGAAAAAACAATAAATTTTGCGATTAAACTTAATCCTACTTATGTTTCATTTCATTTAATTGCTCCATTTCCTGGAACTGAAATAGCAAAAAAATCAGATATAAATACTGAATCGTTTCCTATAAATAAATATCCAAGCTATAATTTTGTGCATCATGAGTTAATGCCTTTAAAACGTATATTAATGAAAGCTTATATAAAATTTTATTTGCGGCTGTCTTATATATCTAAATTTTTCAAGTATGGCTATAAATTGAACATAAAACAGATATTGCTATTTTTAAGGATGCTTAAAGGATGAGATTTGTGGCAAATACTTGTTGACTTAACATAAAAGTCCCGTAGGGACGGCCTGTTTGTAGTAATTGCGATAATCTAAATTTTAGGTTAGACAGTTGTTCGTAGATTATTGAATTATATCGTGATATAAAGTTTCTTCCATTAAGTCCTCTGACAACTCTATATCGTATATATTATTCCTTTCAATACAACATCTTACATTTATGGAACAGTATTTAGAACAGATCGGATCATTAAAATTAAATTCACCGAAACATTCTAAATAATCATCTAATAAAGCGTCTAGTTTTTTATTATCTGTCATTTTCAAAGCTAATTCTTTATAGTTTCAATAATTCTATCATTTCTTTATGAATTAAACCATTTGTAGCTAAAATCTCATTTTTTTCTGGGTTATAAGAACCATTAGAAAAGTCAGTTATAGTGCCTCCAGCTTCACAAACGATTAAAAAGCCAGCGGCTGTGTCCCAAGTCTTTAGATTTTGTTCCCAGAAACAATCAAAACGGCCACAAGCAACAAAACAAAGATCAAGGGCTGCTGAACCTAATCTTCTTACCCCTCTGGAGGCTTTTAGGCAAGTTTCAAAACGTTTTAAAATAGGATTGATATTGTCTTTAAAATCATAAGGAAAGCCGGTAACTAAAAGGCTTTCTGAAATATATTCTGATTTTGATACATGTATTGGGCTGTTATTGAGAAAAGCGCCTTTGCCTTTAATTGCAGAAAATAGCTCTCCAGTTTGAGGATTTAGAATAACTCCAACCATAACCTCATCATTCATTGTAAAAGCGATAGAAACAGCATGCATTGGCAAATTATGCGCGAAATTAGTTGTTCCATCAAGGGGATCAATTATCCATTTGCACGAAGATAAAGAAGACATTTCAAGTCCCCTTTCTTCTGCTAAAATATAATGTTCAGGAAATCTTTCTCTTATCGTTCTTACTATTATATCTTCAGACTCAATATCTGCTTTGGTTACAAGGTCAATGTTTCCTTTTTTTCTTATCTCAGAAAGTGCTCCAAAATGGGATTTTAAAACTTTTCCGCTTCTAAAAGCAGCTTTTATAGCTGTTCTTTGTATTGCTTCAATGTCCATAAAAAATAACTCTTAATTAAGTATTATGATAATTTATATATAGTATTTAAAATGATTACTTAAGTATATCTTTATTTCTTATTTTTGTATTTTATCTATTACGTGAAGTAAATCAACAATTTTATTTATAAGGGGAATTAAAGTTGAGCTATCATTCGCTGATATTAATACACTGTCTTTGTGGGTATTTTTTATATAATCGTTTCTTTCTGTTTCCGCTTTATCCTGCTTGTTAAAAACCATGATTGTAGGAATATGCTTTAATTCAAGCTCCTCAAGTATGTGCTCAACTGATTCAATATGACTTTCATAAAAATTATCGTTCATATCCACAACGTGCAAAAGTATATCTGCGGATTCGAGCTCTTCTAAAGTAGCGCGAAATGCTACCAATAAATCTTTTGGTAAATCCTTAATAAAACCAACTGTGTCAGTAATTATGACATCAATATTTTGAGGAAACTTTATTCTTCTGCTTGTTGGGTCTAAGGTTGCAAAAAGGCGGTCTTCAACAAATACATCACTTTTTGTTAAGCTATTTAAAAGAGTCGATTTTCCAGCGTTAGTGTATCCTATTATTGATACAATTGGGATATTTTGTTTTGCTCTTTTAGATTTTTCAATGCCCCTTTGTTTTTGAACTGAATTTATAGCCTTTTCCAAGAAAGCTATTCTTTCTTTTATTCTTCGTCTGTCCATTTCCAACTTGGTTTCACCAGGGCCTCTTGTTCCAATTCCTCCAGCAAGCCTTGATAAAACGGGCTTATGCGAGATTAGTCTTGGAAGCATATACTTTAATTGAGCTAATTCTACTTGTAATTTTCCTTCTTTTGTTCTTGCTCTTTGGGCAAAAATATCGAGAATTAGTTGGCTTCTATCTATAACCTTAAGCTCCACATAGTCAGTTATAGAACGTATTTGGGAAGGATTTAGCTCCTGGTCAAATACCAGCAAAGTAGCGCCTTTTTGTAAAGCAACTATAGAGATTTCATTTATCTTTCCTTTTCCCATAAGAAATTTAGGGTTAATGGAATCTTTATGCTGGATAATAGTGTCTATAACTTCAATCCCGCTTGATATGGATAGGGATTCTAATTCTATCATAGATTCTTGGGCTATTCGCTTGGATTTAGTTGTAACGCTAATTAAAATACATCTTTCTTTACCTGTATCTTTTTTTATATTGTCCCAAGATTTTTCAAGCTCTGATTCAAGAAGTTTAATAACTTCATCAAATTTTATGTCTATTTGGCTTGGAGGAAAAGGAGGAAATATTTGATACGGATTTTTATTAAAAGAATCAGGAGAAATATGGCCTATATGAATTTTTTCAGGCAGTCCAAAATCATTTATAGTTATGGCGCCTACAGCATCAAGCCTTAAAAGGGATAAGTCTGTTAAATCTTCTTCTGATAAAGGCTCATGTTTTAGATGAGTATGTATATACCGTAAGCTAATTAAACGTCCTTTAGCTGATGCATAGTCGCTAAGGTCAGGGATATTTATCCTGTTAGAGTCACCGATAACAATGTATGCAATTTTACCAGATCTATCAATGAAGATACCAAGTTGACGTTTAATTTCTTTAGATAGGCTTGATATGCGTTTAGTGTAATCGTAATCAATAATAGATGAAGATGGAACTCTATGCTCGTATAATTTTTCAAGTCTTTTTATTTGGTTTGGTTTTAGGCCAGACGTATTCCCAAAAATTTTTTTCATTTGCTCTTTAAATAGACAAAAAGGGAACAAACTTTTATTGTTCCTTGTTCCCTTTCTATTATAAAAATTTTTTTTAAGATAATTATCTCTTTGAGAACTGGAACCGAGCCCTTGCAGCTCTTTGTCCGTATTTTTTTCTCTCTTTTGACCTTGGGTCTCTTCTTACAAAACCGGCTTTTTTTAAAACTTGGCGCAATTCAGGGTTTACTAAAAGTAAAGCTTTGGTTATACCATGACGAATAGCGTTTGCCTGTCCTATTGAGCCGCCCCCTTTAACTTTTATCATTATATCAAATTTTTCGTTTGAATTTGTAATGTTAAGAGGTTGAAAACATATAGATTCAGCGCTTTCCAGCTTAAAATATTCATTAATTGGCTGGTCATTAACAGTAACTTTTCCATTCCCGTATTTCATCCAGGTTCTTGCTATCGCTGTTTTTCTTTTGCCAGTGGCGTAATAAACTATTTTTTCCATATAAATCCTATTTTTTCTATGAAGTTTTTTATAACTTTAATAGCTCTGGTTTTTGAGCTTCATGGGGATGCTTATCACCAGTATAAACTTTTAATTTTTGAATCATTGTTCTGCCTAATTTTGTCTTTGGCAACATCCCTTTGACTGCAAAACGAATTATGTCTTCAGGACTCTTTTCCAAAAGTGTTTTAGCAGTAGTTGTTGTTAAACCGCCAATATAACCACTATGACGATAATAACACTTTTGATCCCATTTTTTTCCGGTCATAACTATTTTTTCAGCATTAACAACTACAATCCAGTCACCTACATCTGCATGTGTGGTGTATAGAGGATTATTTTTGCCTCTAATTCTTGATGCAATCTTTGATGCGAGCCGTCCTAATATCGCTCCCTCTGCATCAACTACATACCATTTTTCTTTGTTGTCTAATCTTTTTGCACTATAAGTATATTTTTTCACTTTAGCTATCTCCCTAATTGGCTATAAAATAAAAAGCACAGATATAAAAAAAAACGAAATGTGTCAAGAAGAAAAAAAATATATAAGACTTATTTTGAATTTATAAATCTTGTTTAAGAACGGATTCCAGTTCTTTTTGATTAGGACGGAAAAAAAGCATCCCTGCAATAGAAATAGCAATAAAACTACAAAATATAATAAAACTGTCTCCAAGAAGAAAAAGAATGAATCCATAAATTCCAAAACATTCTACTATTCCAAGAGAAACTATAACGGCTTTAGTATATTTAATTAATACCGGTGAATTCGGATTCTTTCCAATTTGTAATACTGGATTATATTTCTCTGAATTAGCCTTCAAGACAAATCTACGAAGAAAATAAGCAATGACGAATTCCATTACCGATAAAGCATAAAATACAGTTCTAAGAAGCTCGATTGGAATATCAGTTCTCACTTGTATTTTATCTTTAAAAAAATAGAATACAAAAGGAGCGATTAGCAAAGATGATAACATTGCTATCCAAATCATTATAGATATTTTTAATGTTTTATTTATTTCTTCATTTGTTGGCGCCATAATTAAATCTCCATGTTACTATTTAAAAATTCATTACAGTTTTGTATAAAAATTACGGAGATGTTCTGCTGTTTCTTCTGGACGTTCTATCATTGGAGAATGACCGCAATCTTTCATGATTACTGTTTTATAATTTTTAATACATTGTTCGAAAACAGGCACTGAAGATACATCTAAAATTTTGTCTTTATCTCCCCATAAAATTAAGACAGGTGCTGTTATTCCGCTCAATAAATTTTCAAGGGGTGCTGGAATGTCTTTCATATCTTTCCATATTTTGTCGTTTAGCTTGCTATTTGTAATAGCTTCTTTTGTAAAAAGTTTTTTTACTGAGCCAGGAATAATTGGAGGCTTCACGAATGCTAATTCCATAAGCCTATCAAAATCCTGAGTTGTTTTTACAACAAGGGGATTTTCTCCCTTTTCAAAAAATACAGAAAGCTTACTTTTATTAATTGATTTAACGCCAGCAGCATCAAGTAGAGACAGGCTTAAAACATATTCTGGAAATTTAATTGTAAATAAAGCCGCAATATGTCCTCCCATTGAGTTTCCGGCAATATGAAAAGATTTTAATTGTAATTTATCTACAAAATTTTTCAACCGATTAACCTGAGATAAAATATCATAAGATTGATCTTCAAATTTTGAGCTTTCACCAAATCCAGGCATGTCTGGTGTAATTAGATGATATTTATCTGACATAAATTTTGAAAAAAGCGTCCAATGGTCTTTATTGCCTCCAAAACCATGGATAAGAACTAATTTTTGTTCGCCTTTTCCTCCTTCAAGGTAAACCATATTAATGCCGTCTACGTTAATTGATTTTTTTAATAAGCCCGCTGATTTGCGAGCTTGCTGTATTGATGAATTATATAAAAATTCTGGGAAAAAAAAATATATTACCAGAGCACATCCAATAGTGAGCGATAGAAGGGTAACTAAAATAATACCTATTTTTTTCATTATGGAATCTCCAATATTTTTTAATGTTGGTGTAGAATTTAGAATTAAAAATAAAATTGTGTCAATGAAAGGAATATTATTTGGCAAACCTAACTATAGAATTTAGGTTTGCCAAAACTATTAAAGTTATTTAAGTTGTTTTTACAATATTTGTTAAATCAATTTCCTGACTTTGTCCTCCAACAGTTATAGTAACTTTAGTGTCACAGTCTCCATTTCCAAAGTCTATAATAGTTTTAGGTGTTTTATCAGCCTCAAGAATCATAGTCCCTGATACAGGGAAAAAACACATGAATTTTGCTTTTACATTTGTAATTGTAACTTTATAGCTTTTATTATCAACATCAGTGTAAGTTCCGGTTCCATTCAAAGTATAAACATCATCAGAAGGATCCATAAATGTTTGATTTACGTCAACAACGCCTGTCATATTATCAATAACAAGTTTTTTAGTTTTTCCGGATTCATCAGTTATTGTTACTGTTCCGGCGAGAGACAATTTAAGTTCTTCAAATGATGAAGCAATTATTGATATAGTTCCAGTAGATTTAATATTATCA comes from the Desulfobacterales bacterium genome and includes:
- a CDS encoding amidohydrolase family protein; its protein translation is MKIFENAEFISCGEDNQFFNFLIEDKGKIIFTGNNIPQEYVNCKKINLQGKCVIPAFGDTHMHFTSFCQFYSGLDCRKANDFESLMDLIQNYIKDHPYEKTIVGFGCCAYLLKENKIPLRLDLDRFTSQPLLLVKYDGHAAVANTAFIKKMPSSIRKHKSFIEDTGEFLQDAFYKVIDYITRSISIIQVFNNIMKGADYLSQKGISLVHTAEGIGFPLDLDIDLMRIAALGLNQKFRIYFQTMDVKKVVKRKLPCIGGCFATALDGCFGSQDAALKNPYTNNQSNNGVLFYPQEEVTKFVKEAHKQNLQISLHAIGDAAIEQALNAYEEALSEIPKKNHRHIIIHGDMINEKLIERAAKLEICIAPQPPFLYWKEEPMAYLKSILGDRADNLMPLKTMLNAGITIASGSDAPCTIPDPIFGIYAACNHRNSKESLSPLEALKMHTLMCSKLSFDESERGSLEVGKLADFVVLDKNILKIPAQEIKNIQIQEVYFKAEKYNSLKNGIFPFMTNMLKSLNLF
- a CDS encoding B12-binding domain-containing radical SAM protein translates to MKKNILLINPNWTKSKKEKQFQYNRAWQPLDITIAASMCENKGFKVKIIDNNVEFYSSEQIGIISKKFDKIFVTTSPYDRWQCPHFDITPFFDTIQNIVKDRLYIMGPHVTERYEAFLKYTQAKACILGEPEETIVALCCQQDDNFSEIEGIAYNQDDKIILNSKKNYFSNINEMPYPAFNLLPMTKYYYEFMGENFAILESSRGCPYKCSFCYKGMFGSKVRQKNVFRMIDEVKYVIKKFSVKNIYFLDLEFGLNKNFLTSFCELIIQQKIKLNWCCQTRVNDVDKDILKLMKSAGCSLIHFGIESGSKKILLDIGKNITLSNAQKAVYRSEEAGIRTAVFLNFGFPFETRNDMEKTINFAIKLNPTYVSFHLIAPFPGTEIAKKSDINTESFPINKYPSYNFVHHELMPLKRILMKAYIKFYLRLSYISKFFKYGYKLNIKQILLFLRMLKG
- a CDS encoding inositol monophosphatase — translated: MDIEAIQRTAIKAAFRSGKVLKSHFGALSEIRKKGNIDLVTKADIESEDIIVRTIRERFPEHYILAEERGLEMSSLSSCKWIIDPLDGTTNFAHNLPMHAVSIAFTMNDEVMVGVILNPQTGELFSAIKGKGAFLNNSPIHVSKSEYISESLLVTGFPYDFKDNINPILKRFETCLKASRGVRRLGSAALDLCFVACGRFDCFWEQNLKTWDTAAGFLIVCEAGGTITDFSNGSYNPEKNEILATNGLIHKEMIELLKL
- the hflX gene encoding GTPase HflX; translation: MKKIFGNTSGLKPNQIKRLEKLYEHRVPSSSIIDYDYTKRISSLSKEIKRQLGIFIDRSGKIAYIVIGDSNRINIPDLSDYASAKGRLISLRYIHTHLKHEPLSEEDLTDLSLLRLDAVGAITINDFGLPEKIHIGHISPDSFNKNPYQIFPPFPPSQIDIKFDEVIKLLESELEKSWDNIKKDTGKERCILISVTTKSKRIAQESMIELESLSISSGIEVIDTIIQHKDSINPKFLMGKGKINEISIVALQKGATLLVFDQELNPSQIRSITDYVELKVIDRSQLILDIFAQRARTKEGKLQVELAQLKYMLPRLISHKPVLSRLAGGIGTRGPGETKLEMDRRRIKERIAFLEKAINSVQKQRGIEKSKRAKQNIPIVSIIGYTNAGKSTLLNSLTKSDVFVEDRLFATLDPTSRRIKFPQNIDVIITDTVGFIKDLPKDLLVAFRATLEELESADILLHVVDMNDNFYESHIESVEHILEELELKHIPTIMVFNKQDKAETERNDYIKNTHKDSVLISANDSSTLIPLINKIVDLLHVIDKIQK
- the rpsI gene encoding 30S ribosomal protein S9; amino-acid sequence: MEKIVYYATGKRKTAIARTWMKYGNGKVTVNDQPINEYFKLESAESICFQPLNITNSNEKFDIMIKVKGGGSIGQANAIRHGITKALLLVNPELRQVLKKAGFVRRDPRSKERKKYGQRAARARFQFSKR
- the rplM gene encoding 50S ribosomal protein L13, coding for MKKYTYSAKRLDNKEKWYVVDAEGAILGRLASKIASRIRGKNNPLYTTHADVGDWIVVVNAEKIVMTGKKWDQKCYYRHSGYIGGLTTTTAKTLLEKSPEDIIRFAVKGMLPKTKLGRTMIQKLKVYTGDKHPHEAQKPELLKL
- a CDS encoding alpha/beta hydrolase gives rise to the protein MKKIGIILVTLLSLTIGCALVIYFFFPEFLYNSSIQQARKSAGLLKKSINVDGINMVYLEGGKGEQKLVLIHGFGGNKDHWTLFSKFMSDKYHLITPDMPGFGESSKFEDQSYDILSQVNRLKNFVDKLQLKSFHIAGNSMGGHIAALFTIKFPEYVLSLSLLDAAGVKSINKSKLSVFFEKGENPLVVKTTQDFDRLMELAFVKPPIIPGSVKKLFTKEAITNSKLNDKIWKDMKDIPAPLENLLSGITAPVLILWGDKDKILDVSSVPVFEQCIKNYKTVIMKDCGHSPMIERPEETAEHLRNFYTKL